The DNA region CTATAGATTCACCCACTTGTTCTAAAATCGATCTAGCAAATCTCTCTGAAGCTATAATTTGTTCATTTTGGTGTTTTTCGGTTAAATCTGTAACAATAAAACAAGTAATCTCATAACTATTAATATTCAAGCTATTGGCATTAATGTAAACAGATATTTCTTGTTGATGAATATTGATGAGCGAGAATTCACCTGCTGCTGCCAAATTTTGCTCTTTTATTTTCATCAAAGCTTGAAGTTTATCAACATCTCGCTCTAAAATAAATCGTTGAAATTTAGAACCGATAATCTTTGCTAAAGGAATCTGAACTAAATTAGCAAATGCTTGATTAGCATATAAAATTCCTCCATCTGATGTCACAATAACTGCTCCTTCAGACATCTGCTCAATTAGCAAACGATAGGTGTAATCTCCACTTTGGAGCGTAAATACTTTTTCACCTTCTGGAGTAGCAATCACAAAAGCGTCAACTGCACCTTGATGTATTGTTTCTAATGTATCTTCAGCCGTTGTTAACCTTGTTTGCAGGACTTGAATTTCTTGTAATAATTCTTCAGTTGAATAATTATCTAAATTCATTTTTTGATTTTCCTTTTTATGTGAAAAACAGGAAATTGAGCGACAAAAGGTATAAGTTGATAACAAAGTGATATACAGCAGATTGCAGATCAATCAGGTAAAAAATTTAACGTAAAACCTAGACAGAAAAAGAGTTTTACTCCTGACTCCTAAATTATTACAAGAAACTTTCAAACCTATTCCCTATTATGGGATGCAATATTTAAACCTATAAGCACATTGACAGTATTCGATAAATTACCAATTATTTTTTTAACTGGTGGAGGTAATTCTTTTACTAATGTGGGTACAGCAACTACATTTTCTACCAAAACTAAGCCTGGTTGTTGATAAATGTCAATTACTTCTAACTGATACTGACCAGGTAAATATTCTTCACATATCTGTTTGATATTTTGTAAAGCCTTCAAAGAATTATAATTAGCACCTGCTACATAAAGTCGTAAACAGAAAATTGGGTTTTCCGTTTTTGTAATTAGTTGTTTAAATTCAGCACTTAAATCTTTTATATCCTCTTGTCCATTTTGACTATTCATAACTTATTACTCCCAAAATGATGAATATCATATAAAAATCGTGTGTGGTTTCTAATCTAGCCGTGTAGCGTCAGTCATAATTACTAAATAATTACTAATAGGACTTACGCAAGATGGGACTGAAACCCTGGTTATTCCGTAGCGGTGATTCATGTAGCTTGCTTCCCGCAGGGTATTCCGCTACTTTCGTTCTGTTTTACATAAGTCATGACTAATTTATAACAGGCTTGATTTCTAAACCAACTAATACTTTTTCTTGATCAGATAAATCACCAATAATTTGCTTGAGAGGAGGCGGTAGCTGACGGATTAAAGTGGGAATAGCAAAGATGTTATATTCTCTTGCTAGATGAGGATGTTGCAGTAGATCCACCACTTCAATTTGATATTTACCATAAAGATTTTGCTCACATATTTTTGTTAAATTGGCAAATGCAGCCACAGATTTTGGTGTTTGTCCAGCTACATATAACCGTAATTTCCATATCCCTGATTCGTATGATGTATTGTGTTCTTGCATAAAATAATTTTTTTGGATTTTTGATTATGGCAAGTGAGAAAGAATATCATACTTAGAGCAGAATTCAGGATTCAGGCAGGAAATTTTGAGCCAATGGGAGTATTTTTTAGCTGATGTTAATTAGCCTGAAAATAGAGTCAGATTTTTTCTGTAACAAAAGTGAAAAAACAGGCTAATCCGCTTTTTGTAATTAAGCTAATTTTTGACTGTATTGGATGAAATTCTGATGATTCATAGTTTCTTGTTCTGCAAGAATGCGGAATTCTTCCTTATCTGCTGCTAATTCTGCCTGTAATGCATAAATCTCCGTGGAAACTAATGTTTCTTTGTATTCTAATTCGCGTCTTTTTTGCTCTAGTAATCGTTGGCGTTGGCTGGCTGCTAATTTTTCTTGGGCTTCTTGAATAATTCTAGCACTACCAGTGAAAACATTTCCCTGTCCTAAATACACATCTACCAGTTCTACACCTTGTTTAGTTAATAAAAATTCCCGTACTTGGTTAGAGTGTTCCATCCCGCGAGATTTGAGCAGATACAAGAGTCGGTTACGTTCTCCGTTGGTTTCTGAAGTGCGTAAGTCAATCCAAGTATCCATGAGGGAAGAAACTCCTATTTCCGTCTGCTCAATTAGACCATGACCAGGATTCAGGTTGGTTAACAACACGGTAATTTGTTGCGCTTTGAGAAAATCAATCAAACGCATAAAAAACATCTTAGTTTGATTGAGTGTACCGCTTAATATCATGTTACTCATGGGATCTATAACCACGGTAGAAGGTTTAAATTTCCGTATCCAGTGATGTAAATTCACCAGGTGCATTTCTAATCCATAGGTAGTAGGACGAAATGCCTGCAAATTGAGTAACCCCTGTTGTACATAAGGCTCTAAATCTAAGCCGATTGAGCGCATATTTCTAATAATTTGTTGCGGTGCTTCTTCTAAAGCTATGTACAAACACCCTTGTTTTTGACGACAAGTTTCCGCAGCAAAATGGCAAGCTATAGTGCTTTTACCAGTTCCTGCTGTACCTGTAACTAAAATGCTGCTCCCTCGGAAAAATCCATGACCCCCCAGCATGGTATCTAAACGCGGGATACCAGAGGAAATACGTTCTGTTGTTACCTGATGTTCTAAACCAACGGAGGTAATAGGTAAAACAGAAATACCATCATCAGTAATTAAGAAGGGATATTCGTTAGAACCATGTCGTGAACCTCGATATTTAATAATTTGTAGTCGTCGTGTGGCTAGTTCGTCATAAATTCGTTGATCTAATTTAATTACACAGTCAGAAACATATTCTTCTAAGCCTTGACGTGTCAGGGTCTTGTCCCCCTGTTCTCCAGTGATAATCGCAGTTAAGCCTTTTTGTTTGAGCCAGTGAAATAAACGACGTAATTCAGCACGGATCACAGCCGCGTTACTTAAACCGATAAATAAGGTTTCGATAGTATCTAATACTATTCGTTTGGCTTTGACTGCATCTACCATTAGACTGATGCGAAGAAATAAACCTTCCAAGTCATAGCTACCTGCTTCAATAATTTCTTGGGGTTCGATCTGGATGTGGTCAATGGCTAATTGTTTGTCAATAATTAACTGTTCTAAATCCCACCCCAAAGAAGTAACATTTTGTATGAGTTCTTGGGGGTTTTCTTCAAAACAAATGAATACTCCTGGTTCTGCATATTCGGTTATACCACGGACTAAAAATTCTATTCCCATTAAGGTTTTACCGCAGCCCGCAGCACCACAAACTAATGTGGGACGACCTTGAGGTAGTCCACCACCAGTAATTTCGTCTAATCCTTGAATGCCAGTTGGCGATTTAGGCAAAGATTTTTGATTACTTTTTGTAGTTGTATTTTGTATAACCATAAGCTCTAATTCAATCAGAACAATTTACTAAGATTTATTCCTATTGTTGTTCCTTTTTTGCCCCCATAGACAGTGTTAATCGGTAATTGTGCCATGTCCAAACTAACAGCCGAACTTCTAACTGCATTTCCTTTAAAATTTTATCTATAAATTTTAAATATTTTTTGAAGATTGAAACATATTTTAGGTGGATGCCTAAGCCAGCAAGTCACCCCCCTGACTCGGCTACAAAACCGTGTATGAAACGTTAATTCCACACGGCTCCTCAATGATTTGCTGCTTGTCACGCACACCTCTAAATTCAGAGTTAAAAGGGATTACAGTTGAGATAATCCTCATCTATCTCTGGAACTGAAACAGCAATTTTATCCGCTGCTGTTTTGGCATCATGGCAATAGACCTCTGGCAAAATTGATTTTATGTTGTGGTGGGGGTTTGCGATTTTGGTATGGCTAAACTGTATCGGCTCAATAAGTAGGGGTAGGAGAGAAAAATAAGATAAGCAAGGGACACGCAATATAATAGAATCAGGACTTACGCAACTGGCACAAGCGATAGTGCGGCTACGCCGCACCGAGTGCCTAAAGACTAAACCATTGACATAGCAATATCCGGACGTTTTAGTTGTCCAATTAAATAATTAGAAAGCAACAGGACTTACGCAACTGGCATATTAGTAGGGTGAGTCAGATGTCAAAAATCTGTTTATTGACAGGATTCATGCAGTATGACGCACTCTACAAGAGATGTTTGATGTGACACTTGCGTAAGTCTTAAGTAGGTAGGCGGGAAAATTTCAAGGTATGTCATTGCGAACGGAGCGTAGCGGAGTGAAGCAACCGCAAGGGTTTTGATGATTTTACATTTTGTTACATAGTTAGGTTTATTTGTGCCTACCTACTTATACCAAGTTAATATGAAGCTGCATAGAAAAGAGCTTCGAGAATAAAGTTATAAGATGAGATAGATATCACCTCGTCAAAAGTAAGTTGCTCGAATAATTG from Anabaena sphaerica FACHB-251 includes:
- a CDS encoding circadian clock KaiB family protein — translated: MNSQNGQEDIKDLSAEFKQLITKTENPIFCLRLYVAGANYNSLKALQNIKQICEEYLPGQYQLEVIDIYQQPGLVLVENVVAVPTLVKELPPPVKKIIGNLSNTVNVLIGLNIASHNRE
- a CDS encoding circadian clock KaiB family protein — translated: MQEHNTSYESGIWKLRLYVAGQTPKSVAAFANLTKICEQNLYGKYQIEVVDLLQHPHLAREYNIFAIPTLIRQLPPPLKQIIGDLSDQEKVLVGLEIKPVIN
- the kaiC gene encoding circadian clock protein KaiC; this translates as MVIQNTTTKSNQKSLPKSPTGIQGLDEITGGGLPQGRPTLVCGAAGCGKTLMGIEFLVRGITEYAEPGVFICFEENPQELIQNVTSLGWDLEQLIIDKQLAIDHIQIEPQEIIEAGSYDLEGLFLRISLMVDAVKAKRIVLDTIETLFIGLSNAAVIRAELRRLFHWLKQKGLTAIITGEQGDKTLTRQGLEEYVSDCVIKLDQRIYDELATRRLQIIKYRGSRHGSNEYPFLITDDGISVLPITSVGLEHQVTTERISSGIPRLDTMLGGHGFFRGSSILVTGTAGTGKSTIACHFAAETCRQKQGCLYIALEEAPQQIIRNMRSIGLDLEPYVQQGLLNLQAFRPTTYGLEMHLVNLHHWIRKFKPSTVVIDPMSNMILSGTLNQTKMFFMRLIDFLKAQQITVLLTNLNPGHGLIEQTEIGVSSLMDTWIDLRTSETNGERNRLLYLLKSRGMEHSNQVREFLLTKQGVELVDVYLGQGNVFTGSARIIQEAQEKLAASQRQRLLEQKRRELEYKETLVSTEIYALQAELAADKEEFRILAEQETMNHQNFIQYSQKLA